A stretch of Vibrio maritimus DNA encodes these proteins:
- a CDS encoding ABC transporter ATP-binding protein: MSLLDVKDLRVEFKTQDGMVTAVNDLNFSLNQGETLGIVGESGSGKSQTVFSIMGLLAKNGIVSGSAQFEGREILNLPEKELNKVRAEQIAMIFQDPMTSLNPYMKVSDQLMEVLMLHKGMGKAEAFEESVRMLEAVKIPEARKRITMYPHEFSGGMRQRVMIAMALLCRPKLLIADEPTTALDVTVQAQIMDLLNELKTEFNTAIIMITHDLGVVAGSCDKVLVMYAGRTMEYGTVDEIFYNPSHPYAEGLLKAIPRLDTEGEILPTIPGNPPNLLRLPPGCPYQERCHRATPQCSVEAPKLENFGQGRQRACFSDWEAWAK; encoded by the coding sequence ACCTAAACTTCTCACTGAACCAAGGTGAAACGCTTGGTATCGTAGGTGAGTCCGGTTCAGGTAAATCTCAGACTGTATTCTCAATCATGGGTTTGCTAGCGAAAAACGGTATTGTATCGGGCAGCGCTCAGTTTGAAGGTCGTGAGATCCTTAACCTACCAGAGAAAGAGCTGAACAAAGTTCGTGCAGAGCAGATTGCGATGATCTTCCAGGACCCAATGACCTCACTGAACCCTTACATGAAGGTAAGTGATCAGTTGATGGAAGTACTGATGCTGCACAAAGGCATGGGCAAAGCGGAAGCGTTCGAAGAATCTGTTCGCATGCTAGAAGCGGTTAAGATCCCAGAAGCACGTAAGCGTATTACCATGTATCCGCATGAGTTTTCAGGCGGTATGCGTCAGCGTGTAATGATTGCGATGGCACTACTTTGTCGTCCAAAACTTCTGATTGCCGATGAGCCTACTACGGCACTCGACGTAACTGTTCAGGCGCAGATCATGGATCTTCTGAACGAGCTAAAAACAGAGTTCAATACAGCAATCATTATGATTACCCACGATTTGGGCGTTGTGGCTGGTTCTTGTGACAAAGTACTCGTGATGTACGCGGGTCGTACGATGGAATACGGTACCGTTGATGAGATCTTCTACAACCCAAGTCACCCATATGCCGAGGGTCTGCTAAAGGCAATCCCTCGCTTGGATACCGAAGGTGAAATTCTGCCTACGATTCCAGGCAACCCACCTAACTTGCTACGTCTACCACCAGGCTGTCCTTACCAAGAGCGTTGCCACCGTGCAACACCTCAGTGCAGCGTGGAAGCACCAAAGCTAGAGAACTTTGGTCAAGGTCGTCAACGTGCGTGTTTTTCTGATTGGGAGGCTTGGGCCAAATGA